The window CAGTTCGGTGGGAAAGCCCGTGCGGACGCGGCCGAGCGCGTACTTCACCGGGCCGGGCGAGGCGTCGGTGAACAGCGCGTCGTGCAGCGGCCAGAGCTTGTCCTGAACCGTCAGTGCAGCGGCATAATCGCCGGACTGGCACGCGGCCTGAAATTCGGCGCACAGGCGCGGCGCGACATTGGCGGTGACCGAGATGCACCCCACCCCGCCCATCGCGTTGAACGCCAGTGCCATGTCGTCATTGCCCGACAGCTGGACGAAATCCGCCCCCGCCGCCGCGCGCTGGGCCGAGACGCGGGCGATGGCGCCGGTCGCGTCCTTGATGCCGACAATGGTCGGAAACGCATGGGCCAGCCGCCCGATGGTGGAAACGGCGAAATCGGTGACCGTGCGGCCCGGCACATTATAGAGGATGATCGGCAGGTCGCAGGCGTTCACGATCGCCTCAAAATGCCGGAAAATCCCCTCCTGATTGGGGCGGTTGTAATAGGGCGGGACCATGAGGGCATAATCGGCGCCCATGTCCTGTGCCGCGCGGATATTGGCGATGGCGACGCGGGTATCATTGGACCCGGCGCCCGCAATCACCGGCACGCGCCCAGCGGCCTGTTCGACGCAGACGCGGACGATGCGGAAATGCTCCTCCGCCGTCAGCGTCGCCGCCTCTCCCGTCGTGCCGCAGGGGACAAGCGCCGATGAGCCCTCGGCAATCTGCCATTCAACAAAATCGCGGTAGATGCTCTCCACAAACGCGCCGTCGACGAAAGGGGTGACGAGCGCGGGGATCGAACCGGAGAGCGACATGGACGAAAAACCCTTTTCCCGCGACGATTGCGGCTGGCCAATAGGGCGGCATTCCGTATGATGTCCAGTATGCAGCACTGGTTTTGGCAGAGTATCGCCTGGATCGCCAGCGGCACTGGCCTGTTCGCCGGAACCGCGGCCGTCATCGCGCCCCAGGAAATCGTCCAGCCGGTGCCCGGAAGCGGCACAGCGGCGGCCCCCGTCCCCTATGACCCCATTGCCACGACGATCGACGGGTGGCGGCGGTTGCAGCAATCGGACAATCTGTCCTTTTCCGAATATGCCAATTTCATGCTGGCCCATCCCGGCTGGCCCGGCGAGCGCAGCCGCCGTGCGGCCGCGGAAACCAGCCTGTCGGGGATCGGGGACCCGGCGCTGGCCGACCGGTTCTTTACCCGTTTTCCCCCGCTGACCGGGGCGGGCCATGCCCGTCATGCCGAGGCGCTGGCCGCGCTGGGCCGCACGGCAGAGGCAAGCGCCGCCGCGCAGCGGGCGTGGCGCGCGGGCAGCCTTCGCCCGCAGGACGAGATGCTGATCCTGACGCGGTTCGGCGCCGCGCTGACCCCGGCCGATCACGATGCGCGCATGGACCGGCTGCTGTGGCAGAACGCGACCAGCACCGCGCAGCGCCAGCTGGGCTATACCTCGCCCGCCATGCGGTCGATGTTTGCCGCGCGCCTTTCCTATCGCACCAATGCCGCCGACGCCGCGCTGTTGCCGCCTGACCTTGGGCGGAGCGACCCCGGCCTGATCGCGGACCGGGCAAGCTGGCTGCGCAACAACAATCAGAGCATTGCTGCCCGCGCGCTGCTGGCCCAGCCGCGCCAGCTGACCACCCTGCCCGCCGATGCGGAAAAATGGTTCGAGGTGCTGTTGACCAATGCCCGCGCGGCGGCGGCGGACGGGCAGCATCTGGTGGCGTGGCAGATCGCGTCGCAGGTCGATGACGCCTATCCGGCGGGCACCGATGTCAGCGTGAAATCGCTGGGCGAGCGGGACGATTATACCAGCCTGGTCTGGCTGGCCGGCACCACGGCGATGG of the Sphingomonas sp. BGYR3 genome contains:
- the dapA gene encoding 4-hydroxy-tetrahydrodipicolinate synthase encodes the protein MSLSGSIPALVTPFVDGAFVESIYRDFVEWQIAEGSSALVPCGTTGEAATLTAEEHFRIVRVCVEQAAGRVPVIAGAGSNDTRVAIANIRAAQDMGADYALMVPPYYNRPNQEGIFRHFEAIVNACDLPIILYNVPGRTVTDFAVSTIGRLAHAFPTIVGIKDATGAIARVSAQRAAAGADFVQLSGNDDMALAFNAMGGVGCISVTANVAPRLCAEFQAACQSGDYAAALTVQDKLWPLHDALFTDASPGPVKYALGRVRTGFPTELRLPMTPPGEASRAAVDAALALAGLI